Within Macaca nemestrina isolate mMacNem1 chromosome X, mMacNem.hap1, whole genome shotgun sequence, the genomic segment tgcctctactaaaaatacaaaaattagcttgggaggatgaggcaggagaaccccttgaacccgggaggcagaggttgtagtgaagcaagatcgcaccattgcactccagcctgggggattgAGCGAGActctggaaaggaaggaaggatggaagggaaggaagggagaacagagggaggagggagggaggaagggaagggagggagggagggaatagCTGGGCATATGGtagcctgtaattacagctactcgagaggctgaggcaggagaatcgcttgaacctggcaggcggaggttgcagtgagctgagatcatgccactgcactccagcctgggtggcaaagtgagactctgtttcaaaaaaaagagagagagagaaagagagagagagcgaagggaagaaaagaaagagcgagaaaagaaaagaaaagaaagaaagagaaagaaaggaaggaaagaaagaaaagaaaagaaagaaagaaaagaaaaagaaagaaagaaaggaaaggaaaaggaagaaagaaggaaagaaagacaaaaattaaatgaattctaGAGTGTTAGGAACTAAAAGAACCCTTAGATATAATctagtttttctcctttattgtATAGCTAGTAAAACTAAGTAGCAGAGAGGGGAGGGAGCTTGTCTGAGGACACCTAGCTAATGATTGTACTCTGTCCATTATACAGTATCCCCTcttctatatgaattttttttgcatatctgttgaatttttggatttttttttttttttttttaagacagagtctcactttgtcccccaggcttaagtgcagtggcacgatcttggctcactgcggctgcggcttcaacctcccaggttcaagcaatcctcctgcctcagcccaccaaatggctgagactacagtcacatgccaccatgcccggctaatttttttgtattttttgtagagacgggatttccccatgttgcccaggctggtctcaaactcctgagctcaagcaatccgcccacctcggcctcccaaagtgctaggattacaggtgtgaaccactactCCCGACCAGAATTTTGGAATCTTTATCATGAGAGTGGAAATATTTAATAGAGCCATACTATACTTTTGAGATATATAGAGTGTAGCTGTGGTAATCTCTTTTTGATGTCTTTCTCACCCTTAATATTGTTAAAACTTGTATGGTTGCTCATTTAAGCATGTTTCCTGTACTTAACATCATCATACCTCTGTATTTCTAGCTTAGGGTGTTAAAATCCTGATAGATATCAGAAAATAGAATTAGCCAAGTAGAATTTTGGATTAGAATGTGCTCCCTGTACTGTTGCTGATTCTGTCATCCATTATACTGACTAAAGCTAGACTGGGAAGAATCAGACTAGACAGAGCTAGCTGGGCTAGCTTGGAAAACTGTCCGTGGGCCTATTTGCTATAGTAGTGCCATCTCCTTGCTTCATTACAGTCCCTAAGCCAACCTGTAGATTCCCCATCTGTAACAGCTTGCTGGTCAGTTGCTTTCTTTCCAGTGTGACAGCTAAGGTCCTGGTCAGCTTCATTAGACATGTTGTACCTGATAACTGGTCTTCATACTGGCCTTGCTTTGTTCCCAAGAATATTCTGGCACCAATATTTCTGAGGCTACTCTGGTCTGGAATCCAACCATCCATGATTCTCCTTTTACAATCATCTATTAACTCTTTGATCTCTCTCCTCTCTATATTCTGACTACTACTCCCTTACCTGTCACATCTAAATCATCTTCCAGGTCTATACAGCACAGCTATGTAGTTATACTTACATCTAACATCTCCTTTCCATTCCTGTTTCCTTCTCCTGAATTCTAATCTTTTTGACATCTCACACCTGAACATTTTTTCCTATCTTCCTACGCTCTGTCTCTCCCACTTTCACTGGTCCTAATATTCTTCACTACTCAAAACCCTTCAGCATCTTCCTGAATTACAATTTAGTTGGCCTCCACAGTATACTTCAGTTTATCTTTCCactatattttcttgtttgtacCTATTTCAGCCAAACACTATTCCCTAAATTCTCTCCCCTTTTTTCCTACCATTCAACATCATTGTTTAACCAGTTTTTACAAAGTACATACCATGTTATAAGCACTATGTGAGCTAGGCCCTGTGGAGTTGGGGGTGTTGGTGCTTAGTCTTTTGGGGGTATCAGATATAAAGTAGTAAAGCTTGTATGAGATGATGAACACAGAGGAGATAAAAATTCTTTGAGAATACAGAGAATGACAGAGACTAATTTTGTTTGGAGTAGGTAATCAAGGAATGTGTCAAGGAAAAACTGAGTAGGGAAGAGGACAGAGAGGTGAAAGGGAAGttgggaaagggaggaagggaaggaatggGAAAAGGGGACAGAGATTCCAAACAGAGAGAATATCAAGTGCAAGGCACccagaagcaaaaacaaatggTTTAATATTAAGGGAGCAGAGAGGGTTAGAATATTTAGGAACATAGTGGGAAGtgaacagaatgaaaagaagaTACAACTGGAGAAGGTGAGGATTGATTGAGGAAAGTGTTTTGCAAAGCAAAACAGTTTTAAGGTACCTTGTCTACTTGCTATGATTCTATAGCAGTTGTTTAGAAGATAGACTGAAGTGGGAGGGAGACTTGTAGCATTTCATGAAggtccttctgcctggaatacttTTCTCTCCACTGAACTTCCCCATCCTCACCTCCAGAAAGGTCATCCTTCAAGGTCTACCTTAATGTTGCTGCTTTTAGTGAAGCCTTCCCAAACCTCCCTCCTCTCTAGAATTCTAGAATTGGAGTAATTTCCCTCCATTTGGGATTCCCATAGCAACTTTCTGCCTCTCTTTCAGTGGATTATACTTACGATTTGTCTGTAGCTTGCTTTCCCCCTCTAGACTCGGAGCATCTTGAAAACAGAGATCTAGCCTCATTTATCTGTCTTTTCTATGCTGTACCTGATACAATACCGTGATCACCGGTAGTACTAATAATTTTGATGAATTGATTTAAATTGGTGTCCCAGAGATTGGCACTACTCAAACTCCAAAGGCTATATTGCCCCAGGCCCATAGGCAAAAACATGACTTACTTTCtcaccttgattttttttcccccagttggGAAAAGCCAGGGACAGCCTCAACACAAATGCTGGTGTGGGTCATCTAGACTCTGAGACCTTAGACTTCAAGGCCACTGGGGACAAGGATAGCACCCTACAGGATCTATGAGCCTTTCTCAAGCCTGACTGAGGGGAAGGGCAGATAGGAGGGATTGCTTTTCCAGTCTAATGGAACATTTCCTTGCTTCAAAATACCATCTCCATGCTAATGTTATTTTAATGCCATTACACTGTGTAATTTACTGTGATCAGCAGAGCAATTTGTTGTACATTCTTCCAAAAGTGTTAATCAATTTTAGctcaaaatagattttaaaacccCACCTAATTTACTGTCCTAAAATGCTGATCAGTGGGGGAACACTAAAGCAAGCCCAGAGTTGTTTGTATTGTAACTGTAAGAAATTATAATTCctctccaaaattatttttataagcagCCAAGGTATAAGTAAATAGGTATGTAGGAAAATATATACCTTTAGTTGTCCTGTTTATAGCTGAGATTTGAAAAGTCATAGGAAAGGACTAAAGGATTGTCTGCTCAAGGTCTAGCCTACTAATTCTGGAGAACAAAGGCCCAAATTATTGATAATCACTGAGTTAATATCCGTGAtactcagttttctcttttcaaaaaaattagaCCCTAATAGAACCCAACTTATGAGGTAATTAATTATACATCCAAGCTCCCATGTCCCCCCTCTACCTCTTCTTTATCTCTTGCCAAAGTGTATCTCCTCTCTATTCTCAACCCTATAAGATTCCCTTTACTTCAGAGTCATAAATCCTGGGTGCTTGGCCAGATTTTTCTATTAGAAGCAATTTGTGTTCTTAGGGAAATAACATCCCAGAGTAAAGTTACAGCAGCACTAATATGTCCCCTGACATAGTGTTCTTGTCCTGTCTGAAAAGATTGGATAATTGGCTAGACACAGttgctcatgactgtaatccagcacttcaggaggccgaggcaggtggatcgcttgaggtcaggagttcaagaccagcctggccaacatgacgaaatcccatttctactaaaaatacaaaaattagctgggcatgctggtgcatgcctgttaattccagttacttaggaggctgatacacgagaatcgcttgaactctagAGGGGCCGCTGCCTTccacctgggtgatggaatgagactctgtctcaaaaaaaaaaaaaaaaaaaaaaagattggataATTGTTGATACTTAAATATATTGTTCCTATATATATTTCATGGTACATTAATTTTTACTGATAATCGATGCTTATCTGTGGCAGCTGTTCTTTATTTTCCTACCTGAAAGGGTATAGAAGTACAGATCAGTAACATGTGGAAACTTGTATTTCTCTAGCCCTGTTTTAGTCAGGGGTTGGAACTGGTAAGAATCATGGAGAtggtattttgtgttttaagaaaaaacaccTAGTCTCTTGGTCAGGAAACTTGGGGGTTTTTTCATAGATCTGTCATTGTGTTGTTTTACAACCTTGGCTATCATAGTCTGTCTTTCCATACCTTGGTCTTCCTGGTGATAAAAATGGACTTGCTTGTAGTTAACTATAGACATAAGGGATAAGAAGACATTAAATTATTGAAATCTAAAAGTAATTTGCACTTTATCAAGTTCCTGCCAACATGGACTTAGTGGAGGGGCAAAAGAGGAGTAAATGATAGCTGAAGCTCTACTGAActccaaaacaaaaatgtacagaGTAATCCATGATGGCAGTATGATTCCATCTGATTCATAGGGTCCTCTTTGAAGCAGAGGCAGATATCCAATCTGTTCATTCAATTCTACTACAAATGAGCCCTCCTTGACAAAGGGTGGGGACTTGGACATTGCTCTCCACTCCTCTCCATGTTTTAAAACTCTCCAGCCCTTTTCTGTGTAAATACAAGTaagcatattttttctcttttctctggcaCCCATTGTTTACTGCCTATGCATCAAATCAGATCTCatataaaatgagaagaaaatgtggcaattCTAATATATAAGTGTTAGGGGAAGCCCAGAGTCatctaacatttttaaaactgagaGACTGCCTAATacaatctttatattttatagataagggggccgggcgcggtggctcaagcctgtaatcccagcactttgggaggccgagacgggcggatcacgaggtcaggagatcgagaccatcttggctaacacggtgaaaccccgtctctactaaaaaatacaaaaaactagccgggcgaggtggcaggcgcctgtagtcccagctactcaggaggctgaggcaggagaatggtgtgaacccaggaggcagagcttgcagtgagctgagatccggccactgcactccagcctgggcgacagagcaagactccgtctcaaaaaaaaaaaaaaaaaaaaaacttatagaTAAGGGAATAGGCCCAGATGGGTAAAATATCTTATAGATTGAATCATGTGAAACTGTTACTGCTTCTTGTTTCTCAATATTGGACCTACTTTTTATAGTATTTTGCATGCATTAGGATAAATGACTATACAATTGAGATTCTTATAATAGCTGCTTGACTATCAATACCATGTGCTTTTTAATAAAGGGATAGATACTCAGCTGGGGAGAAGGTCTAGGGACAGGGGGAGGGCAAGATGTTGTAGTGGCATGTGGCAGATACCCCCATCTCATCTCCTATCATTTTGCATATAGATACCACTCAGGTAGGTGGGCAGGAGATGAAAGGCTACAGATAGATGTATGTCCTATGCCCTAAAAATATCAGACGATGCTGGGGCCTTTTCAGAAAACCTAATCTTCTTTgtagtcacatttttaaaaatcttgctgTGGAGGAATACTTGTCAAAGTCCAAGTTAAAGTCCTGGAAGTTGAGAAACCAAGGAATTCTCTACCTCCTTCATCCTTAGCAGTCAAATTTTAAGGCACAGAAAGGGAAAATCTgaatatgatatatatgtgtgtatgtgtatgaattGCCTTGTTTTTGAAGAGCATCTGATCATTTGAAATAGAAATgaggcaaacaaaaataaagttaattgccacacacaaacacacatacaaacacacctTATCTCAGGTTAGTCTTGTCTTTGCTTTGTGTCCTTCTTAATCAGGCAACCATGATTAGGTTAAATGTATTACTATTTGGAGGAAGGGATAAGTTGTCTGCTTCCTCGGATTTCAGTTATGAATAATATCATGGCCCAGAGGTGATAGAAGGATCTAGGATGTATGAATGAGTGTGAGTTTCCAAATTGACTTTATGTGGTAGGTATAAATTGTGAAACAAAAACATtgtgaaacaaaaacaatagcaGTGATGAAGTCAGTCTGGAAACAGGTAAATCCCAGTGAGCCTTTTAAGACCCCTCTAGCTGAAATAAcctataaaacacaaaataaaacaaatttaatgaccgatattatatatttgaaatgtgcAGGTTGGACAGCATTTGGACTTGGAATGAAACAATAAGAGGTTACATTCATGGATAACCAACAAGATAAGGCTATTGTTGCCTCAGCCAGCGGAGAAAACACTCTGATTAATGGGGTCAAAGAAAATGGTAAGGGAATTTAATTATAGTATATAATATCTCTCCTGGTAGTCCTCTGTTATTACTATAGATTTTCAATACCCATAAAGTTGAGACAGGTTGAGCTCAGGATGCCTCTGAAATGAATGTTAATTGTAAACTTTATTCCACCAAATATCTAACTGGGCTATAAGAGTCCCTAAGAGGCATTGAATCTGACCCCTTTGCCCTCCCAAATCATATCTGTCAGATGAAGTTCCTCAGAATTCCTAGTGAATTAGAAATATGCTCTGATGTGAGGCTTAGAACTTCTAGagtagctgggcgcagtggcttataactgtaaccccagtactttgggaggccgaggtgggcagatcatttgaggtcaggagtttgagaccagcctgggcaacatggtaaaaccccgtatctaccaaaaatataaaaaattagcccgtatggtggcaggcgcctgtaatcccagctactcgggaggctgaggcatgagaatcacttgaacccaggagatggagattgcagtgagccgagatcacactgctgcattccagcctgggcaatagagcaagattcagtcaaaaaaaaagaacaagagagagagagaagaaggatggaaggagggaagggaagggaaaggaagggaagggaagaaagaaggaaaggaaaggaagggaagggaagaaggaaggaaaggaaaggaaaggaaaggaaaggaaaggaaaggaaaggaaaggaaaggaaaggaaaaaggaaggaaggaaggggaactTGTAGAGTCACTAGGAACTTCCAGAACATGGATCTAGGGGACAGGCCTGAGCCTCGTAGCTCAAAAGTATTAATGTTCCATCTAAGCATTTTCCCCTTAAAAGCCTTGACTTTCCAATTGATCAAGCAGTccaattcttttctcatttctgaggagagctttgcctttctctgaggAAGAAACTTGgcctaaataataattatttttcacttgcATGAATGTTCAATATAAAATCAGGGTTGTTCTTTAATGTCatagtttttatttgtaaagataGAGATGTGAAGGCTTAGCTTATATAATAAGATCAAGTACCAGAAACTGATCAAGGGAAAGAAAGTTAATGAGTCTGGTCTAAGACCCTTAATTTTATTCCtgtcatttctttccctttttcttagaCTCAGAGGACCAGGATGTGGCAATGAAGTCATTTGCAGCTCTAGAAGCTGCTGCACCTATCCAGCCTATACCGGTGGCGCAAAAGGAGACCCTGATGTATCCCAGGGGTCTCCTGCCTCTACCCTCTAAGAAGTCCTGTATGCAGAGCCCACCCTCTCCGTTGGGCCTGATTGAAGCACCCGAACATGCTGCCAATAGTGCTTCTGTGAATGCCATCTCCCTCACATCTGGCATTGCAAAAGGCCTGAACACATGGTCACTTCCCAATGAATGTGAGAAAGCTCCATTTGCCATAGTGGAGCCTGCAGGCATGTCAGCTCTGAATGGGGACTGCCTCATGCAGCCAAGTCGGACTTGCTTAGGCTGCTTCATGGAATCCAAGGATGCAGTAGATCCTGAGCCAGGGATCAGTCTGAAAGTTGGTGATCTAAATAGGGATTATGAAACGTGTGCAGTCTCTGATATAGGGATTCAGTGTATTAATGCtggagaaaatatgaaatatggaGAGCAGCTGCTCTCAGACCAGCTCCTAGGCTTCCCCCTGCATAAATCAAGGGCAGGAGACAGACGAGAAACTGAGAAACCTGACATTGACTTGGAGGATCCAGCTCAGAAAAGCTATTATGAGGCATTACTGTTAGACAAGTGCAATACAGAAGAAGCTTTGCTTGCAAATTCCAATCAGGATTGGGGTTACTTTGAGACTTTCATTAGTGAAAGTAAGATTGAACTTCTTGACCTCTGTTCCAAGAATGAGCTGTCTGTCAACCTATTCTCTGAAGAAGATGTGGATAACTACATGTTTGATGACGATGAATCAACACTAGGCAGTGATGTCTGCTCCCTGAAAATTCGGTATGAGTCCTTTCAGGACAACGTTCGAGACAAGACTACTCTTTTGATGCAGGAAGATGCCCAATTCAACTTTTTCCCCAGCGTCTTTACTACCTGCCCCAAGCGAGAGTCTAAGAGTGGGGCCCTGAAGCAGAGCAGTGATTTTTCCCAATTCAAGGTCCCTGATGTGAGCATCATCTGGGGGGAGGAAGATAAAAACTTGGACAAGaagaaaggcaaagaggaaggacAGGAAGACAAAGGTGTAGAGAAGAAAGATGGAAAGGATAATGGAGAAAAGTCTGCCTTAAATAAACCATGCAGTGGGACTGAAGTAGAGCAACTTAAGAATCCAAAGCAGGGCCATCTTGCTAATTGCTTGGATACATCAGGGAATTTCAGTGATGATAGTTCCTTCATTGAGATCTCATATGATTCTATGGGTGAGATCAGGGACTGTAGTCGCTATATGGCTCGGGACACTAATTCTGGCAGCTCCTCCTCCCAACAGAACTATGGGCTGCGAGCCAAGAGAAAAGTCAGATACAGTGAAGATTATCTATATGATGTTGACTCACTAGagggtgaaaaagtaaatgaGAGGAAGGAATGGCTGCCAGTTGGTTCCAAAGAGGAAGATGATGATGAATGGTGTcccaaaaagagaagaaaagtaacCCGTAAGGAGCCACCTGTTATTATCAAATATATCATCATTAATCGCTTTAAAGGTGAGAAGAACATGCTGGTGAAGTTGGGTAAGGTGGATGCCAGTGAGACAACAGTGAATTTGAGTGAGAATCAGCTCAACAAATACGCCAAACTGGCACCCTTGAAAGGCTTCTGGCAAAAGAAGAAGCAGAGAAACACCAACACGGACTCCATCAAGACACTTTTTTCCCAAAAGCAAAGCTTTGAACCAGGTAGCTTTGAGGTGTCATTTCTGCCACCTGCTCGCAAACGAAAATCTAAACTTGGCAACAGGCACAGGATTCAAAGAATCCCATCCATTGAAATTTCAGCAAGTAGTAAACAGATTTCATTATGCAATGATCAGAGGCAAGCTAGTAATCGTAAAGAAGATGGAGGCCTAAAAGGTACACTGAAGTCAGCACCTCTGGGTGCCCCTAGCTGTGCAAATGGATCACATTTAAATGACATCACAGGCCCTGACTCTGTGAAAGTCAAAGCCCAAGACACAGAGTTTAAGGGGCCAGAGAGGAAAGTGCTCaacaaaatcaaatttaaaagtgAAGCTAGGTTAAAATCTAAGAAAGTCAAAGCTGCTGGGCAAGAAAGCAAACCAATTGTTCAAATGAGCCCTCTCTTGGAAGACCAATCCTCCAAGGCTAATTTGAAGAATGAAGTTATTCCTGGGACCTCAAACAGTTGCCATCTATCTGAATTTCATGAGGCAAAGGCTGCTAAGAATTCCACTTTTCTACCAACGACCTGCTCTTCTGAAATGCCTTTATCATCAGCTAATGTTACCACTAATATACCTGTTATCCCTGGAGGGTATCTGCAGACATTGTTAGATGCTTCTGACTTGTCAAATAACACTAGTATCTCATACTTCACCCACCATTCTCCAGAGCAAAATGAAGGCAGCCTCACTCAAACTGAAAAATCATTTGTACCCCTCCAGCCTACCCAGGACTGTGTGCTCACCTCATCCTCTGACTCTGAGCTGCAGCAGTCATCTCATAACTTCAAAATGGAATCAAGCAACTATGGAAATGTGTGGCCCAACAAGGCTACGCCTGGCACCCAGGAATTCATGGCTGAAGTCTCAAGGGAGATAGCCCCAACCCAATCCAGTGAATTtggagcctcccaagtagtctCCATGGAAAATAACCTCACACCTACAACATACAATCCAATCTGCCTCAGTAGTGGTGGCAGTAATTGCAACAAGGTCCTGTATGACTCCGTGCAAGATACCCAACTCCCATCTGATGACTCTTACCAATTATGTCACTTTAATAATGGAGAAATCTGCTTTCCTTTCCAACAGGGGCCAGTCAATATGGATGATGGTCGGCTCTTTAGCTTTGATTCAATGGCCCCACTCTCTGTCAGCTCAAGTAATTATTGCTCCTTAAGCTTGAAGTCCTGTGAAAAGGATGGCGATGATGATATCACTGATGACTTCCTGGCCCATTGCAGCCCTAAGCTGGTGATCCAGCAAAGCATTGATGAGATAGCACCACTGAAGGAGTCCACTGATCTCCTGGATATATCCAACTTCACCCCTGACAAATTCCGTCACTCTTCCCTTTCAGAGATGTCCCCACCGGACACCCCTAGTCTTTCCCCTCAAATTACCAGATGTGAGAGTATGAAGACACTAGGAACACTGAAGGGGTTCCAAGAGGGTGTCCCAGGACCATTGGACAGTGTGGAAAAAATCAAGTGGGACTGCAGTACCCTTTCACGGCAGGTCCAAATGGAGGATGGATTTACTTTAAATAACCACCAGTTTCAGTTTCATATGTTCAATGATGAGGATTCTCTCAGCCTGCTCCAAAAAAACCCTTGCCTGTCAACATTTAATGATCCATCTGGTCAAAATAGTACCAACAACAAAGTGtcaaaatcaagaaagaaaagttcTCCCAACAAGAGTGGGGCTATGAACCAAAGCTCTTCTCAGAAAAACACCAGGAAAAAATCCCTCAAAGGCAACAACAAGGGGATTGAAAAGCCACCTAGCAAAAACTCCCGCCAGGTCCCTAAGTCCACAAAGAAAGGGAAATACATGGCTGCCATCAATggagagaaaatgcaaattgGCATTGGCCGTGGGGGAAGCCAAACCAACACCATATCCTCCACTGGGAAGACATTGGCTGAATGTATCCAACATGGTGGCCCTATGGCCTCTATGAAGATGCCAAGTCAAAAGG encodes:
- the NEXMIF gene encoding neurite extension and migration factor isoform X2; protein product: MDNQQDKAIVASASGENTLINGVKENDSEDQDVAMKSFAALEAAAPIQPIPVAQKETLMYPRGLLPLPSKKSCMQSPPSPLGLIEAPEHAANSASVNAISLTSGIAKGLNTWSLPNECEKAPFAIVEPAGMSALNGDCLMQPSRTCLGCFMESKDAVDPEPGISLKVGDLNRDYETCAVSDIGIQCINAGENMKYGEQLLSDQLLGFPLHKSRAGDRRETEKPDIDLEDPAQKSYYEALLLDKCNTEEALLANSNQDWGYFETFISESKIELLDLCSKNELSVNLFSEEDVDNYMFDDDESTLGSDVCSLKIRYESFQDNVRDKTTLLMQEDAQFNFFPSVFTTCPKRESKSGALKQSSDFSQFKVPDVSIIWGEEDKNLDKKKGKEEGQEDKGVEKKDGKDNGEKSALNKPCSGTEVEQLKNPKQGHLANCLDTSGNFSDDSSFIEISYDSMGEIRDCSRYMARDTNSGSSSSQQNYGLRAKRKVRYSEDYLYDVDSLEGEKVNERKEWLPVGSKEEDDDEWCPKKRRKVTRKEPPVIIKYIIINRFKGEKNMLVKLGKVDASETTVNLSENQLNKYAKLAPLKGFWQKKKQRNTNTDSIKTLFSQKQSFEPGSFEVSFLPPARKRKSKLGNRHRIQRIPSIEISASSKQISLCNDQRQASNRKEDGGLKGTLKSAPLGAPSCANGSHLNDITGPDSVKVKAQDTEFKGPERKVLNKIKFKSEARLKSKKVKAAGQESKPIVQMSPLLEDQSSKANLKNEVIPGTSNSCHLSEFHEAKAAKNSTFLPTTCSSEMPLSSANVTTNIPVIPGGYLQTLLDASDLSNNTSISYFTHHSPEQNEGSLTQTEKSFVPLQPTQDCVLTSSSDSELQQSSHNFKMESSNYGNVWPNKATPGTQEFMAEVSREIAPTQSSEFGASQVVSMENNLTPTTYNPICLSSGGSNCNKVLYDSVQDTQLPSDDSYQLCHFNNGEICFPFQQGPVNMDDGRLFSFDSMAPLSVSSSNYCSLSLKSCEKDGDDDITDDFLAHCSPKLVIQQSIDEIAPLKESTDLLDISNFTPDKFRHSSLSEMSPPDTPSLSPQITRCESMKTLGTLKGFQEGVPGPLDSVEKIKWDCSTLSRQVQMEDGFTLNNHQFQFHMFNDEDSLSLLQKNPCLSTFNDPSGQNSTNNKVSKSRKKSSPNKSGAMNQSSSQKNTRKKSLKGNNKGIEKPPSKNSRQVPKSTKKGKYMAAINGEKMQIGIGRGGSQTNTISSTGKTLAECIQHGGPMASMKMPSQKGLSGDWALGKESSPGWSDMSMGTNTNSLLDDDQREFQEPSYILSNIASGIPTTIS
- the NEXMIF gene encoding neurite extension and migration factor isoform X1; translated protein: MDNQQDKAIVASASGENTLINGVKENDSEDQDVAMKSFAALEAAAPIQPIPVAQKETLMYPRGLLPLPSKKSCMQSPPSPLGLIEAPEHAANSASVNAISLTSGIAKGLNTWSLPNECEKAPFAIVEPAGMSALNGDCLMQPSRTCLGCFMESKDAVDPEPGISLKVGDLNRDYETCAVSDIGIQCINAGENMKYGEQLLSDQLLGFPLHKSRAGDRRETEKPDIDLEDPAQKSYYEALLLDKCNTEEALLANSNQDWGYFETFISESKIELLDLCSKNELSVNLFSEEDVDNYMFDDDESTLGSDVCSLKIRYESFQDNVRDKTTLLMQEDAQFNFFPSVFTTCPKRESKSGALKQSSDFSQFKVPDVSIIWGEEDKNLDKKKGKEEGQEDKGVEKKDGKDNGEKSALNKPCSGTEVEQLKNPKQGHLANCLDTSGNFSDDSSFIEISYDSMGEIRDCSRYMARDTNSGSSSSQQNYGLRAKRKVRYSEDYLYDVDSLEGEKVNERKEWLPVGSKEEDDDEWCPKKRRKVTRKEPPVIIKYIIINRFKGEKNMLVKLGKVDASETTVNLSENQLNKYAKLAPLKGFWQKKKQRNTNTDSIKTLFSQKQSFEPGSFEVSFLPPARKRKSKLGNRHRIQRIPSIEISASSKQISLCNDQRQASNRKEDGGLKGTLKSAPLGAPSCANGSHLNDITGPDSVKVKAQDTEFKGPERKVLNKIKFKSEARLKSKKVKAAGQESKPIVQMSPLLEDQSSKANLKNEVIPGTSNSCHLSEFHEAKAAKNSTFLPTTCSSEMPLSSANVTTNIPVIPGGYLQTLLDASDLSNNTSISYFTHHSPEQNEGSLTQTEKSFVPLQPTQDCVLTSSSDSELQQSSHNFKMESSNYGNVWPNKATPGTQEFMAEVSREIAPTQSSEFGASQVVSMENNLTPTTYNPICLSSGGSNCNKVLYDSVQDTQLPSDDSYQLCHFNNGEICFPFQQGPVNMDDGRLFSFDSMAPLSVSSSNYCSLSLKSCEKDGDDDITDDFLAHCSPKLVIQQSIDEIAPLKESTDLLDISNFTPDKFRHSSLSEMSPPDTPSLSPQITRCESMKTLGTLKGFQEGVPGPLDSVEKIKWDCSTLSRQVQMEDGFTLNNHQFQFHMFNDEDSLSLLQKNPCLSTFNDPSGQNSTNNKVSKSRKKSSPNKSGAMNQSSSQKNTRKKSLKGNNKGIEKPPSKNSRQVPKSTKKGKYMAAINGEKMQIGIGRGGSQTNTISSTGKTLAECIQHGGPMASMKMPSQKGLSGDWALGKESSPGWSDMSMGTNTNSLLDDDQREFQEPSYILSNIASGMADVQRFMMASIEPLWEPMEHHGDPKIFYSSESNSLKLKTLKILAGTPQESKKKINSGSPGATKNHRSIKGVSKSNGKTTIGDPGRANMPGYNEDSRSTFFDKKYSNMSTLGNNGPTHKKLYRHKSSSKALRDEKCKGKHMEREQVHKDESGTASFEKLRDSDYNLLKAETTFWVLPVFEEETRIFQKDI